GTATTACAACGATGTGTGGGTCCTGAGCAATGCGAACGCTATTACGGGTACGCCATCATGGACGAAGCTGACGCCGACTGGAACGATCCCGAGCGCGCGGCAAAGCAGTTCCGCGATTTACAACTCATCGAGCAACACGCTGACGATTTATGGCGGAGATGCCGGCGCTGCGCCGTTTGGCGATATCTGGATACTCTTTCATGCCAACGGAACCGGGGGCACGCCGCAGTGGAAGCAAGCAAATCCTACCGGCGGCGCTCCGGTCGCACGCTCCGGCCACACCGCGACCTACGATGTCACCAACGACCTGATGACGATTTACGGCGGATACGACGGCACCCATCTATTAAACGACACCTGGGTGCTTTCCGATGCGAACGGGAACGGAGTTCTTCCCAAGTGGACGCAAATTATCCCGCTCACTACGGCGCCGGCACGCCGCTTTGCCAGTGCGGTCTATGACCCGATCCACAATCAAATAAATATTTTCGGAGGCGTGTTCGAACTGCCTTCGCTTCCGGATGATCATCTTTACTCTCTAACGAATGCGAACGGACAACCATGAAAAAATTTGGCTATCTCCTCCTGTTTATTTTTCTGGGCGTGGCTTCATTTCTGAACGCTCAGGTTTGGACGCTGTCCGGTCCGCCTTCCCGCCACTCGCAAACCGCGGTCTACGACCAGACGACTGCCCAAATGATTATTTTCGGCGGACAGGAGACCTCGAGCAACACCGACCTGAACGACGTGTGGCTCGGTGTGACCTCTTCCAATCAGAACGAACGGTTCACCCAATTGCTGCCCACGGGCACGCCTCCCGTTGGGCGCTATGGTCAGGTGGCGACCTACGACCCCAACAGTAATCGTATGACGATGTTCGGAGGCGCGGAGGGCATGCCTGCGCCGTGCGCCAACGATTCCTGGATTCTCGATAACGCCAATGGCAGCGGGAAGGCCCAGTGGGGGGAGTTGTCCCCGTCGGGAACACTGCCTCTAGCGCGAGTTTATTCCTCTGCGGTCTATGATCCCGTCACGGATTCAATGATTGTATTCGGGGGCAATAATTGTTCGACGGGATACTTTGACGATGTGTGGGTTCTGAGCAGCGCCAACGGTGAAGGTGGCACGCCGCGATGGACCAAGCTGTCGCCCTCCGGCACACCTCCAGCGGCGCGCGAGAGCGCCAGCGCTATCTATGACTCGGTCAACAACATTATGACGATCTATGGTGGCGATGCCGGGGGAACCGGTTTCGGCGACGTGTGGGTTTTGTCGAATGCCAACGGAACGGGCGGGACGCCGGTATGGACACAATTGCATCCGGCCGGTACTGCTCCCGGCACTCGTACCGGGCAAACGGCCGTCTTCGATAGCTCAACCAACCGGATGATCATTTTCGGTGGAGTGAACGCCGGCGTGACGCTCTCCGATACGTGGCTACTGAACTCGCCCAACGGGTTGGGCACTCCCAGTTGGTCGCAGCTGAGGACCGCGGGCACTGCGCCCAGTGTTGCATACCACAGCGCAGTGTATGACCCTGTGTTGAACAATATGTTCTCCTTCGCCGGCAGCAGCAGTGCCGACAAGCTCTCCACCAATTCGCATGCCTTTACCCTATTCGACGCCAATGGCGTAACCGGCGGTGGCGCCCGATGGATTCTCGGTG
Above is a window of Candidatus Sulfotelmatobacter sp. DNA encoding:
- a CDS encoding kelch repeat-containing protein, which encodes MKKFGYLLLFIFLGVASFLNAQVWTLSGPPSRHSQTAVYDQTTAQMIIFGGQETSSNTDLNDVWLGVTSSNQNERFTQLLPTGTPPVGRYGQVATYDPNSNRMTMFGGAEGMPAPCANDSWILDNANGSGKAQWGELSPSGTLPLARVYSSAVYDPVTDSMIVFGGNNCSTGYFDDVWVLSSANGEGGTPRWTKLSPSGTPPAARESASAIYDSVNNIMTIYGGDAGGTGFGDVWVLSNANGTGGTPVWTQLHPAGTAPGTRTGQTAVFDSSTNRMIIFGGVNAGVTLSDTWLLNSPNGLGTPSWSQLRTAGTAPSVAYHSAVYDPVLNNMFSFAGSSSADKLSTNSHAFTLFDANGVTGGGARWILGGPAVRYSQSAFYDTVTDSVFVFGGQHAKTNNDFADYWQASAVTASSNLKWTVLHPPGGAPSARFGHTGLFDSGSDRMMVFGGATGYPAPCVNDYHVLEFANTKGGSPVWVKESPTGTLPPVRSLHSSVYDSVTNTLIVFGGYDCHTTYYNDIWILKDANAVTGTPAWSKLAPTGAPPGVRESSSAVYDSTTNTLIVFGGDAGGSSQFGDIWLLSNANGTGGTPAWSVLTPSNKGPATRSGHSATYDSVHNVMTIYGGYHGGQILTDVWILDAANGHAGAASWVQSLVGQPRRFQSAMYDTTLNEMITYGGQTSTNPLNPTSDIWILSDANGLK